A part of Rhodamnia argentea isolate NSW1041297 chromosome 8, ASM2092103v1, whole genome shotgun sequence genomic DNA contains:
- the LOC115738257 gene encoding phosphatidylinositol-3-phosphatase myotubularin-1 isoform X5, which translates to MEGAGSWDALEWTKIDPISRSVSLVKCDFLLEAEEVVAEGYGVVLVNTDEAGTVLVTNYRILFLSEGTRNIIPLGTVPLATIEKIGKIAVKGQLVPRQPEKNPSQRLLQVIGKDMRIIVFGFRPRTKQRRAIFDALLRWTKPAGLWDLYAFVSGPSKFRNTNPKLRLLNEYFRLIGRRSHRASMSIVEDCSFTVGNELWRISSVNANYSLCQTYPFALIVPKSISDEEILQASNFRARGRFPVITWCHPGTGAVLARSSQPLVGLMMNVRSNMDEKLVSALCSNLSGVMGTRRKLYIADARPRKNALANGAMGGGSESSSNYFQSEIVFFGIDNIHAMRESLARLREYLDTHGATSSDGMSSFLRHGGWTWGGGNLSSMSASVSTLGDSGWLIHVQSVLAGSAWIAARVALESASVLVHCSDGWDRTTQLVSLASLLLDPYYRTLAGFQALVEKDWLAFGHPFSDRFGLPTISGGGNTLFELSRQSSTGSYSSSPMRQSSGSFTTQATSSSHSQASNNSSPIFLQWVDCIAQLARMYPLAFEFSSTFLVDFLDCVLSCRFGNFLCNSEKERQQCSVSEACGCLWAYLTDLRNSEGKSHVHYNLFYDPSKHNGPLLPPAAALAPTLWPQFHLRWACPSEAQVGELEAQCRNMAMRFSELQKAKEVAERKAKEVAATVESLTADLLRERQLNTSAVNLAKKASKENAAIKRAIQSLGFKVHFSGNGDCTVDIEANPPVSPQVSMYSYSQRESDDPIQCDEKSDLSVSITVVGDEVLPNNPITRVCESLCPMRTRDGGCRWPDAGCAQFGSQFVGLRANFDAFDRLSIYDSHFDSDKR; encoded by the exons ATGGAGGGTGCCGGCAGCTGGGACGCCCTTGAATGGACTAAGATCGAC CCAATTTCAAGGTCCGTCTCTCTCGTCAAGTGCGATTTCTTGCTCGAAGCTGAAGAAGTCGTTGCGGAG GGTTATGGTGTAGTCCTTGTTAACACTGATGAAGCGGGCACTGTGTTAGTGACAAATTATCGTATTCTCTTTCTG agTGAAGGAACTAGGAATATCATTCCGCTGGGTACTGTACCACTGGCAACTATTGAGAAGATCGGCAAGATT GCTGTAAAAGGTCAACTGGTGCCACGTCAGCCCGAAAAGAACCCTTCTCAACGGCTGCTTCAAGTCATTG GTAAGGATATGAGAATAATTGTCTTTGGCTTTCGCCCTCGGACTAAGCAG AGACGTGCGATATTTGATGCACTGCTGAGATGGACCAAGCCAGCTGGACTATGGGATCTTTATGCTTTTGTCTCAGGACCATCCAAGTTCAGAAACACTAATCCCAAGTTGCGTTTGTTGAATGAGTATTTTCGGCTTATTGGAAGAAGATCTCACCGTGCTTCAATGAGTATAGTAGAAGATTGTTCATTCACAGTGGGTAATGAATTGTGGAGAATAAGTAGTGTGAATGCAAACTATTCACTGTGCCAGACTTACCCATTTGCCTTGATTGTTCCAAAATCCATTAG TGATGAAGAAATTCTTCAGGCTTCAAATTTCCGAGCGAGGGGTCGATTCCCTGTAATCACCTGGTGTCATCCAG GGACGGGGGCAGTGCTTGCACGTTCTTCCCAGCCCTTGGTCGGTCTCATGATGAATGTGAGGAG CAACATGGATGAAAAGCTTGTATCTGCACTTTGCTCAAACCTTTCTGGTGTGATGGGGACACGGAG GAAGCTCTACATTGCTGATGCAAGACCAAGAAAAAATGCTTTGGCTAATGGTGCCATGGGGGGAGGTTCTGAGTCATCTTCCAATTATTTCCAGTCTGAG ATAGTGTTCTTTGGGATAGACAACATCCATGCAATGAGGGAAAGTCTAGCTCGGCTCAGGGAGTATCTGGATACTCATGGGGCAACCTCATCAGATGGAATGTCCTCATTCTTG AGACATGGTGGCTGGACTTGGGGTGGGGGCAATCTTAGTAGTATGTCAGCTTCAGTATCTACACTTGGAGACAGTGGTTGGCTAATACATGTCCAGAGTGTTTTGGCTGGTTCAGCGTGGATTGCAGCACGTGTTGCTTTAGAGTCAGCTTCGGTACTTGTCCACTGCAG TGACGGGTGGGATAGAACGACACAGTTGGTTTCACTTGCAAGCTTGTTACTTGATCCATACTATCGGACTCTTGCCGGGTTCCAG GCACTTGTGGAAAAAGACTGGCTAGCATTTGGCCATCCATTTTCAGATCGTTTTGGACTGCCAACTATATCTGGAGGTGGCAACACGCTCTTTGAGTTATCTAGGCAATCTTCGACTGGGAGTTACTCATCATCACCAATGCGCCAGTCATCAGGATCATTCACAACTCAAGCTACCAGCTCCTCTCATAGTCAGGCCTCAAATAATAGTTCTCCCATATTTTTGCAG TGGGTTGACTGCATCGCGCAACTAGCAAGGATGTATCCATTGGCTTTTGAGTTTTCCTCG ACATTTCTGGTTGACTTCTTGGACTGCGTGCTTTCTTGTCGCTTTGGGAACTTCTTATGCAACAG TGAGAAGGAGAGGCAGCAGTGCAGCGTCTCTGAAGCTTGCGGATGTTTGTGGGCTTATTTGACAGATTTACGCAATTCAGAGGGGAAATCTCATGTGCACTATAACCTCTTTTATGATCCATCAAAACATAACGGTCCACTGTTGCCTCCAGCTGCTGCTTTAGCTCCAACACTTTGGCCCCAGTTTCACCTTCGATGGGCTTGCCCCTCTGAAGCCCAAGTAGGGGAACTTGAAGCTCAATGCCGTAACATGGCTATGAGATTCTCTGAGTTGCAGAAG GCAAAGGAAGTGGCAGAAAGAAAAGCTAAAGAAGTAGCGGCTACAGTGGAATCTTTAACTGCAGATTTACTGAGGGAGAGGCAACTGAATACTTCTGCTGTGAACTTGGCCAAAAAAGCAAGCAAAGAAAATGCCGCTATAAAGCGTGCAATTCAGTCCCTGGGATTTAAGGTCCACTTCTCTGGAAATGGCGATTGCACAGTTGACATTGAAGCTAATCCCCCAGTGAGCCCGCAAGTGTCTATGTATTCTTATTCACAAAGAGAGTCTGATGATCCCATCCAATGCGATGAGAAATCCGACCTCTCTGTATCAATCACTGTGGTGGGTGATGAAGTTCTTCCCAATAACCCAATCACCCGCGTTTGTGAAAGCTTATGCCCCATGCGCACACGGGATGGGGGTTGTCGGTGGCCAGATGCCGGTTGTGCCCAGTTTGGCAGCCAGTTTGTTGGATTGAGGGCGAACTTTGATGCATTTGACCGGCTCTCAATCTATGACAGCCACTTTGACTCGGACAAGCGATAG
- the LOC115738257 gene encoding phosphatidylinositol-3-phosphatase myotubularin-1 isoform X1, which produces MSLGEATEPEKMEGAGSWDVLEWTKIDPISRSVSLVKCDFLLEAEEVVVEGYGVVLVNTDEAGTVLVTNYRILFLSEGTRNIIPLGTVPLATIEKIGKIAVKGQLVPRQPEKNPSQRLLQVIGKDMRIIVFGFRPRTKQRRAIFDALLRWTKPAGLWDLYAFVSGPSKFRNTNPKLRLLNEYFRLIGRRSHRASMSIVEDCSFTVGNELWRISSVNANYSLCQTYPFALIVPKSISDEEILQASNFRARGRFPVITWCHPGTGAVLARSSQPLVGLMMNVRSNMDEKLVSALCSNLSGVMGTRRKLYIADARPRKNALANGAMGGGSESSSNYFQSEIVFFGIDNIHAMRESLARLREYLDTHGATSSDGMSSFLRHGGWTWGGGNLSSMSASVSTLGDSGWLIHVQSVLAGSAWIAARVALESASVLVHCSDGWDRTTQLVSLASLLLDPYYRTLAGFQALVEKDWLAFGHPFSDRFGLPTISGGGNTLFELSRQSSTGSYSSSPMRQSSGSFTTQATSSSHSQASNNSSPIFLQWVDCIAQLARMYPLAFEFSSTFLVDFLDCVLSCRFGNFLCNSEKERQQCSVSEACGCLWAYLTDLRNSEGKSHVHYNLFYDPSKHNGPLLPPAAALAPTLWPQFHLRWACPSEAQVGELEAQCRNMAMRFSELQKAKEVAERKAKEVAATVESLTADLLRERQLNTSAVNLAKKASKENAAIKRAIQSLGFKVHFSGNGDCTVDIEANPPVSPQVSMYSYSQRESDDPIQCDEKSDLSVSITVVGDEVLPNNPITRVCESLCPMRTRDGGCRWPDAGCAQFGSQFVGLRANFDAFDRLSIYDSHFDSDKR; this is translated from the exons GGTTATGGTGTAGTCCTTGTTAACACTGATGAAGCGGGCACTGTGTTAGTGACAAATTATCGTATTCTCTTTCTG agTGAAGGAACTAGGAATATCATTCCGCTGGGTACTGTACCACTGGCAACTATTGAGAAGATCGGCAAGATT GCTGTAAAAGGTCAACTGGTGCCACGTCAGCCCGAAAAGAACCCTTCTCAACGGCTGCTTCAAGTCATTG GTAAGGATATGAGAATAATTGTCTTTGGCTTTCGCCCTCGGACTAAGCAG AGACGTGCGATATTTGATGCACTGCTGAGATGGACCAAGCCAGCTGGACTATGGGATCTTTATGCTTTTGTCTCAGGACCATCCAAGTTCAGAAACACTAATCCCAAGTTGCGTTTGTTGAATGAGTATTTTCGGCTTATTGGAAGAAGATCTCACCGTGCTTCAATGAGTATAGTAGAAGATTGTTCATTCACAGTGGGTAATGAATTGTGGAGAATAAGTAGTGTGAATGCAAACTATTCACTGTGCCAGACTTACCCATTTGCCTTGATTGTTCCAAAATCCATTAG TGATGAAGAAATTCTTCAGGCTTCAAATTTCCGAGCGAGGGGTCGATTCCCTGTAATCACCTGGTGTCATCCAG GGACGGGGGCAGTGCTTGCACGTTCTTCCCAGCCCTTGGTCGGTCTCATGATGAATGTGAGGAG CAACATGGATGAAAAGCTTGTATCTGCACTTTGCTCAAACCTTTCTGGTGTGATGGGGACACGGAG GAAGCTCTACATTGCTGATGCAAGACCAAGAAAAAATGCTTTGGCTAATGGTGCCATGGGGGGAGGTTCTGAGTCATCTTCCAATTATTTCCAGTCTGAG ATAGTGTTCTTTGGGATAGACAACATCCATGCAATGAGGGAAAGTCTAGCTCGGCTCAGGGAGTATCTGGATACTCATGGGGCAACCTCATCAGATGGAATGTCCTCATTCTTG AGACATGGTGGCTGGACTTGGGGTGGGGGCAATCTTAGTAGTATGTCAGCTTCAGTATCTACACTTGGAGACAGTGGTTGGCTAATACATGTCCAGAGTGTTTTGGCTGGTTCAGCGTGGATTGCAGCACGTGTTGCTTTAGAGTCAGCTTCGGTACTTGTCCACTGCAG TGACGGGTGGGATAGAACGACACAGTTGGTTTCACTTGCAAGCTTGTTACTTGATCCATACTATCGGACTCTTGCCGGGTTCCAG GCACTTGTGGAAAAAGACTGGCTAGCATTTGGCCATCCATTTTCAGATCGTTTTGGACTGCCAACTATATCTGGAGGTGGCAACACGCTCTTTGAGTTATCTAGGCAATCTTCGACTGGGAGTTACTCATCATCACCAATGCGCCAGTCATCAGGATCATTCACAACTCAAGCTACCAGCTCCTCTCATAGTCAGGCCTCAAATAATAGTTCTCCCATATTTTTGCAG TGGGTTGACTGCATCGCGCAACTAGCAAGGATGTATCCATTGGCTTTTGAGTTTTCCTCG ACATTTCTGGTTGACTTCTTGGACTGCGTGCTTTCTTGTCGCTTTGGGAACTTCTTATGCAACAG TGAGAAGGAGAGGCAGCAGTGCAGCGTCTCTGAAGCTTGCGGATGTTTGTGGGCTTATTTGACAGATTTACGCAATTCAGAGGGGAAATCTCATGTGCACTATAACCTCTTTTATGATCCATCAAAACATAACGGTCCACTGTTGCCTCCAGCTGCTGCTTTAGCTCCAACACTTTGGCCCCAGTTTCACCTTCGATGGGCTTGCCCCTCTGAAGCCCAAGTAGGGGAACTTGAAGCTCAATGCCGTAACATGGCTATGAGATTCTCTGAGTTGCAGAAG GCAAAGGAAGTGGCAGAAAGAAAAGCTAAAGAAGTAGCGGCTACAGTGGAATCTTTAACTGCAGATTTACTGAGGGAGAGGCAACTGAATACTTCTGCTGTGAACTTGGCCAAAAAAGCAAGCAAAGAAAATGCCGCTATAAAGCGTGCAATTCAGTCCCTGGGATTTAAGGTCCACTTCTCTGGAAATGGCGATTGCACAGTTGACATTGAAGCTAATCCCCCAGTGAGCCCGCAAGTGTCTATGTATTCTTATTCACAAAGAGAGTCTGATGATCCCATCCAATGCGATGAGAAATCCGACCTCTCTGTATCAATCACTGTGGTGGGTGATGAAGTTCTTCCCAATAACCCAATCACCCGCGTTTGTGAAAGCTTATGCCCCATGCGCACACGGGATGGGGGTTGTCGGTGGCCAGATGCCGGTTGTGCCCAGTTTGGCAGCCAGTTTGTTGGATTGAGGGCGAACTTTGATGCATTTGACCGGCTCTCAATCTATGACAGCCACTTTGACTCGGACAAGCGATAG
- the LOC115738257 gene encoding phosphatidylinositol-3-phosphatase myotubularin-1 isoform X4: MSLGEATEPEKMEGAGSWDVLEWTKIDPISRSVSLVKCDFLLEAEEVVVEGYGVVLVNTDEAGTVLVTNYRILFLSEGTRNIIPLGTVPLATIEKIGKIAVKGQLVPRQPEKNPSQRLLQVIGKDMRIIVFGFRPRTKQRRAIFDALLRWTKPAGLWDLYAFVSGPSKFRNTNPKLRLLNEYFRLIGRRSHRASMSIVEDCSFTVGNELWRISSVNANYSLCQTYPFALIVPKSISDEEILQASNFRARGRFPVITWCHPGTGAVLARSSQPLVGLMMNVRSNMDEKLVSALCSNLSGVMGTRRKLYIADARPRKNALANGAMGGGSESSSNYFQSEIVFFGIDNIHAMRESLARLREYLDTHGATSSDGMSSFLRHGGWTWGGGNLSSMSASVSTLGDSGWLIHVQSVLAGSAWIAARVALESASVLVHCSDGWDRTTQLVSLASLLLDPYYRTLAGFQALVEKDWLAFGHPFSDRFGLPTISGGGNTLFELSRQSSTGSYSSSPMRQSSGSFTTQATSSSHSQASNNSSPIFLQWVDCIAQLARMYPLAFEFSSTFLVDFLDCVLSCRFGNFLCNSEKERQQCSVSEACGCLWAYLTDLRNSEGKSHVHYNLFYDPSKHNGPLLPPAAALAPTLWPQFHLRWACPSEAQVGELEAQCRNMAMRFSELQKAKEVAERKAKEVAATVESLTADLLRERQLNTSAVNLAKKASKENAAIKRAIQSLGFKVHFSGNGDCTVDIEANPPVSPQVSMYSYSQRESDDPIQCDEKSDLSVSITVVGDEVLPNNPITRVCESLCPMRTRDGGCRWPDAGCAQFGSQFVGLRANFDAFDRLSIYDSHFDSDKR; encoded by the exons agTGAAGGAACTAGGAATATCATTCCGCTGGGTACTGTACCACTGGCAACTATTGAGAAGATCGGCAAGATT GCTGTAAAAGGTCAACTGGTGCCACGTCAGCCCGAAAAGAACCCTTCTCAACGGCTGCTTCAAGTCATTG GTAAGGATATGAGAATAATTGTCTTTGGCTTTCGCCCTCGGACTAAGCAG AGACGTGCGATATTTGATGCACTGCTGAGATGGACCAAGCCAGCTGGACTATGGGATCTTTATGCTTTTGTCTCAGGACCATCCAAGTTCAGAAACACTAATCCCAAGTTGCGTTTGTTGAATGAGTATTTTCGGCTTATTGGAAGAAGATCTCACCGTGCTTCAATGAGTATAGTAGAAGATTGTTCATTCACAGTGGGTAATGAATTGTGGAGAATAAGTAGTGTGAATGCAAACTATTCACTGTGCCAGACTTACCCATTTGCCTTGATTGTTCCAAAATCCATTAG TGATGAAGAAATTCTTCAGGCTTCAAATTTCCGAGCGAGGGGTCGATTCCCTGTAATCACCTGGTGTCATCCAG GGACGGGGGCAGTGCTTGCACGTTCTTCCCAGCCCTTGGTCGGTCTCATGATGAATGTGAGGAG CAACATGGATGAAAAGCTTGTATCTGCACTTTGCTCAAACCTTTCTGGTGTGATGGGGACACGGAG GAAGCTCTACATTGCTGATGCAAGACCAAGAAAAAATGCTTTGGCTAATGGTGCCATGGGGGGAGGTTCTGAGTCATCTTCCAATTATTTCCAGTCTGAG ATAGTGTTCTTTGGGATAGACAACATCCATGCAATGAGGGAAAGTCTAGCTCGGCTCAGGGAGTATCTGGATACTCATGGGGCAACCTCATCAGATGGAATGTCCTCATTCTTG AGACATGGTGGCTGGACTTGGGGTGGGGGCAATCTTAGTAGTATGTCAGCTTCAGTATCTACACTTGGAGACAGTGGTTGGCTAATACATGTCCAGAGTGTTTTGGCTGGTTCAGCGTGGATTGCAGCACGTGTTGCTTTAGAGTCAGCTTCGGTACTTGTCCACTGCAG TGACGGGTGGGATAGAACGACACAGTTGGTTTCACTTGCAAGCTTGTTACTTGATCCATACTATCGGACTCTTGCCGGGTTCCAG GCACTTGTGGAAAAAGACTGGCTAGCATTTGGCCATCCATTTTCAGATCGTTTTGGACTGCCAACTATATCTGGAGGTGGCAACACGCTCTTTGAGTTATCTAGGCAATCTTCGACTGGGAGTTACTCATCATCACCAATGCGCCAGTCATCAGGATCATTCACAACTCAAGCTACCAGCTCCTCTCATAGTCAGGCCTCAAATAATAGTTCTCCCATATTTTTGCAG TGGGTTGACTGCATCGCGCAACTAGCAAGGATGTATCCATTGGCTTTTGAGTTTTCCTCG ACATTTCTGGTTGACTTCTTGGACTGCGTGCTTTCTTGTCGCTTTGGGAACTTCTTATGCAACAG TGAGAAGGAGAGGCAGCAGTGCAGCGTCTCTGAAGCTTGCGGATGTTTGTGGGCTTATTTGACAGATTTACGCAATTCAGAGGGGAAATCTCATGTGCACTATAACCTCTTTTATGATCCATCAAAACATAACGGTCCACTGTTGCCTCCAGCTGCTGCTTTAGCTCCAACACTTTGGCCCCAGTTTCACCTTCGATGGGCTTGCCCCTCTGAAGCCCAAGTAGGGGAACTTGAAGCTCAATGCCGTAACATGGCTATGAGATTCTCTGAGTTGCAGAAG GCAAAGGAAGTGGCAGAAAGAAAAGCTAAAGAAGTAGCGGCTACAGTGGAATCTTTAACTGCAGATTTACTGAGGGAGAGGCAACTGAATACTTCTGCTGTGAACTTGGCCAAAAAAGCAAGCAAAGAAAATGCCGCTATAAAGCGTGCAATTCAGTCCCTGGGATTTAAGGTCCACTTCTCTGGAAATGGCGATTGCACAGTTGACATTGAAGCTAATCCCCCAGTGAGCCCGCAAGTGTCTATGTATTCTTATTCACAAAGAGAGTCTGATGATCCCATCCAATGCGATGAGAAATCCGACCTCTCTGTATCAATCACTGTGGTGGGTGATGAAGTTCTTCCCAATAACCCAATCACCCGCGTTTGTGAAAGCTTATGCCCCATGCGCACACGGGATGGGGGTTGTCGGTGGCCAGATGCCGGTTGTGCCCAGTTTGGCAGCCAGTTTGTTGGATTGAGGGCGAACTTTGATGCATTTGACCGGCTCTCAATCTATGACAGCCACTTTGACTCGGACAAGCGATAG
- the LOC115755327 gene encoding uncharacterized protein LOC115755327 produces the protein MAEKNGNLVGSETPKDQKNPFSFFPNLGFKFPFQFPKKEPKPVKKPELAAGESEGESRSEKPDVVSFPPKPLESPPPLKLEVEEESGKTSNPVILWQVYAIGGFLILRWVWGRWQERKARKGSDDQATEDAQDSAPDDSTPH, from the exons ATGGCTGAGAAAAATGGGAACTTGGTGGGTAGTGAGACTCCCAAAGACCAGAAAAaccccttctctttcttccccaACCTCGGTTTCAAATTCCCATTTCAATTCCCCAAGAAGGAGCCGAAACCAGTGAAAAAACCCGAACTTGCCGCTGGCGAGAGCGAGGGCGAGAGCAGGAGCGAGAAGCCTGACGTTGTGAGCTTCCCTCCCAAGCCTTTGGAGTCTCCGCCTCCGTTGAAGCTCGAGGTTGAGGAAGAGTCCGGGAAGACTTCGAATCCGGTGATTTTATGGCAG GTTTATGCTATTGGGGGCTTCCTCATCTTGAGGTGGGTCTGGGGAAGATGGCAAGAGAGGAAGGCCAGAAAGGGCAGTGATGATCAAGCTACCGAAGATGCCCAAGACTCGGCACCTGATGATTCCACTCCCCATTAG